A genomic segment from Pseudosulfitobacter sp. DSM 107133 encodes:
- a CDS encoding AMP-binding protein produces the protein MSDLPNIARTCLDHDADAVAIIDLSEGARREVRFGALAEMVDGIARRLGTQVQAGDRVGVLLSQTPWCAAAHLAIWKIGAISVPLFKLFQRDALASRISDAGATLVLTDAEGADLLGDLATPVMAATCGVAGGPVDYAPGGADVPCVLIYTSGTTGTPKGALHGHGVLEGHLAGVSASHNHLGQQGDCLWTPADWAWIGGLFDVLMPGLRLGVPVVAARMAKFDVGRCAQIIADGDVRNIFFPPTALRMLKAAGAKLPGLRTVASGGEPLGAEMLAWGRDAFGVQINEFYGQTECNMVASSCAADFPPRPGCIGKPVAGFDIAVIDDAGQPAEGEGDIAIRRGAPSMMLRYWQRPDATAEKFRGDWMLTGDRGLWEGDYLRFVGREDDVITSSGYRIGPAEIEDCLMTHADVVTVGVVGKPDPLRTEIVKAYVVLKDGATASEKDLQDYVKARLAQYSYPREIAFLDALPMTVTGKVIRRELKARAAAEEAA, from the coding sequence ATGAGCGACCTGCCCAACATTGCCCGAACCTGTCTGGACCATGACGCGGATGCGGTGGCGATCATCGACCTGTCGGAGGGCGCGCGCCGCGAGGTGCGCTTTGGCGCATTGGCTGAAATGGTCGACGGCATTGCCCGTCGTCTGGGGACACAGGTGCAGGCCGGCGACCGCGTGGGCGTGTTGCTCAGCCAGACACCGTGGTGTGCAGCGGCGCATCTGGCAATCTGGAAGATCGGCGCAATCTCGGTGCCGCTGTTCAAACTGTTCCAACGGGATGCTTTGGCGTCGCGTATCAGCGATGCTGGTGCCACTCTGGTGCTGACAGATGCCGAAGGGGCGGACCTGCTGGGCGATCTGGCGACACCGGTGATGGCCGCGACCTGCGGTGTTGCGGGCGGGCCTGTGGACTATGCGCCGGGCGGGGCGGATGTGCCCTGCGTGCTGATCTACACCTCGGGCACCACCGGCACGCCCAAGGGGGCGTTGCACGGGCACGGCGTGCTTGAGGGGCATCTGGCGGGCGTCAGCGCCAGCCACAACCATCTGGGACAGCAGGGCGATTGCCTGTGGACCCCCGCCGACTGGGCATGGATCGGCGGGCTGTTCGATGTGCTGATGCCGGGCCTGCGGCTGGGCGTGCCCGTCGTCGCCGCCCGAATGGCGAAATTCGATGTGGGCCGCTGTGCGCAGATCATCGCGGACGGCGACGTGCGCAACATCTTTTTCCCGCCCACCGCGCTGCGGATGCTCAAGGCGGCAGGGGCCAAACTGCCTGGCCTGCGCACTGTCGCCAGTGGTGGCGAGCCGCTGGGCGCTGAGATGCTGGCCTGGGGGCGCGATGCCTTTGGCGTGCAGATCAACGAATTTTACGGGCAGACCGAATGCAACATGGTCGCCAGCAGCTGCGCTGCCGATTTCCCGCCGCGCCCCGGTTGCATCGGCAAACCGGTGGCGGGGTTCGACATCGCGGTGATCGACGACGCAGGCCAGCCTGCGGAGGGCGAGGGCGACATCGCCATCCGGCGCGGTGCGCCCAGCATGATGCTGCGCTATTGGCAGCGGCCCGACGCGACCGCCGAGAAGTTTCGCGGCGACTGGATGCTGACCGGCGACCGTGGCCTGTGGGAGGGTGATTATCTGCGCTTCGTGGGCCGCGAGGATGACGTGATTACCTCGTCCGGCTACCGCATCGGCCCCGCCGAGATCGAGGATTGCCTGATGACCCACGCGGACGTGGTGACAGTGGGTGTGGTCGGCAAACCCGACCCGCTGCGCACCGAGATCGTCAAGGCCTATGTGGTGCTGAAAGACGGGGCCACGGCCAGCGAGAAAGACCTTCAAGACTACGTCAAGGCGCGACTGGCGCAATATTCCTACCCGCGCGAAATCGCATTCCTGGATGCGCTTCCGATGACGGTGACGGGCAAAGTGATCCGGCGTGAGTTGAAGGCCCGCGCTGCGGCGGAGGAGGCAGCATGA
- a CDS encoding biotin carboxylase N-terminal domain-containing protein — MFDTILIANRGEIACRVMETAQSMGVACVAVYSDADAQAKHVAMADRAVHIGGAAPADSYLRGDVIIQAALDTGAQAIHPGYGFLSENPDFVEAVEAAGLVFIGPSASAIRAMGLKDAAKALMVEAGVPVVPGYHGADQSDDLLAAEAEKIGYPVLIKAVAGGGGKGMRQVDTAAGFHEALASARSEAKTAFGNADVLVEKFVSKPRHIEVQVFGDGSRAVHLFERDCSLQRRHQKVIEEAPAPDMTPEIRAAMGAAAVRAAEAIGYAGAGTVEFIVDGSNGLNADGFFFMEMNTRLQVEHPVTEAITGVDLVEWQLRVAAGEALPAAQEDLGISGHAFEARLYAEDVPKGFLPATGTLTHLQFPDGCRADSGVRAGDVISPFYDPMIAKVIVHGPTRDVALARLRTALSGTQVGGTVTNLAFLGALAGHKGFGRGEVDTGLIARDLDDLVAAPQAAPSHAVAAGMVALGLDRPAGDTGFALWAPLRRSLTLVHGDADIALTVDVLSATAQDWVVDGTAVAVRRVGALWHIDGQVAPDVARAGAQITVFDGYGLAYGVVDPLERASAAGGDGNLIEAPMPGLVRAVFAKAGQAVKAGERLAILEAMKMEHSLLAVRDGIVAEVLVDEGAQVEAGAALVQLEPEA; from the coding sequence ATGTTTGACACGATCCTGATTGCGAACCGGGGCGAGATTGCCTGTCGGGTGATGGAAACAGCGCAGAGCATGGGCGTGGCCTGTGTGGCGGTCTATTCGGATGCGGATGCGCAGGCCAAGCATGTGGCGATGGCCGACCGCGCCGTACACATTGGCGGGGCGGCACCTGCGGACAGTTACTTGCGCGGCGATGTGATCATTCAGGCTGCGCTGGATACAGGGGCGCAGGCGATCCATCCCGGCTATGGCTTTCTGTCCGAGAATCCGGATTTTGTCGAGGCGGTGGAGGCGGCGGGCTTGGTGTTCATCGGCCCCTCTGCCAGCGCGATCCGTGCGATGGGGCTGAAAGACGCGGCCAAGGCGCTGATGGTCGAGGCGGGCGTGCCCGTGGTGCCCGGCTATCACGGGGCGGACCAGTCGGATGATCTGCTGGCGGCAGAGGCCGAGAAGATCGGCTATCCGGTGCTGATCAAGGCCGTCGCGGGCGGCGGCGGCAAGGGGATGCGTCAGGTCGACACGGCGGCGGGCTTTCACGAGGCGCTGGCCTCGGCGCGGTCCGAAGCCAAGACCGCCTTTGGCAATGCCGACGTGCTGGTCGAGAAATTCGTCAGCAAGCCGCGCCATATCGAGGTGCAGGTCTTTGGCGACGGCAGCCGTGCGGTGCATCTGTTCGAACGCGATTGTTCGTTGCAGCGCCGTCACCAGAAGGTGATCGAAGAGGCACCGGCCCCCGACATGACGCCCGAGATACGCGCCGCCATGGGGGCGGCCGCTGTGCGTGCGGCCGAGGCCATCGGTTACGCCGGTGCGGGCACGGTGGAATTTATCGTCGACGGGTCGAACGGGCTGAACGCCGACGGCTTCTTTTTCATGGAAATGAACACGCGGTTGCAGGTGGAACACCCCGTGACCGAGGCGATCACCGGCGTCGATCTGGTGGAATGGCAGTTGCGCGTTGCGGCGGGCGAGGCGCTGCCGGCGGCACAGGAGGATCTGGGCATCAGCGGCCATGCTTTCGAGGCGCGGCTCTATGCCGAGGATGTGCCCAAGGGGTTCCTGCCCGCGACCGGTACGCTGACGCATCTGCAGTTCCCCGACGGATGCCGCGCCGACAGCGGTGTGCGGGCGGGCGATGTGATCAGCCCGTTTTACGATCCGATGATCGCCAAGGTGATCGTGCATGGCCCCACGCGTGACGTCGCACTGGCGCGCCTGCGCACGGCGCTGTCGGGCACGCAGGTGGGCGGCACGGTCACCAACCTTGCCTTTCTCGGGGCCTTGGCCGGGCACAAGGGCTTTGGCCGGGGCGAGGTCGACACCGGCCTGATCGCGCGTGATCTGGACGATCTGGTCGCCGCCCCGCAAGCCGCGCCGAGTCATGCGGTGGCGGCGGGGATGGTCGCGCTGGGGCTGGACCGGCCTGCGGGCGACACAGGCTTTGCCCTGTGGGCACCGCTGCGGCGCAGCCTGACGCTGGTGCATGGCGACGCGGATATTGCCCTGACGGTCGATGTTCTAAGTGCGACAGCGCAGGATTGGGTGGTGGACGGCACCGCCGTCGCGGTGCGCCGTGTGGGTGCGCTGTGGCATATCGACGGGCAGGTGGCGCCTGACGTGGCGCGGGCGGGTGCGCAGATCACCGTTTTTGACGGCTATGGGCTGGCTTATGGCGTTGTTGATCCGCTGGAACGCGCCAGTGCCGCAGGCGGCGATGGCAACCTGATCGAGGCACCGATGCCGGGGCTGGTGCGTGCGGTCTTTGCCAAGGCGGGGCAGGCGGTCAAGGCGGGCGAGCGGCTGGCCATTCTGGAAGCGATGAAGATGGAGCACAGCCTGTTGGCCGTGCGCGATGGCATCGTCGCCGAAGTGCTGGTGGACGAGGGCGCGCAGGTCGAGGCCGGCGCGGCACTGGTGCAATTGGAACCGGAAGCCTAG
- a CDS encoding CreA family protein: MGHWVFAAALGISGAAQAEQVGEIGVDWAGNDIVIEAIPDPEVTGVTCHIAYFDRGLIDRIANGNWFEDPSNSSISCRQTGPIKIGDIDRSEEGEDVFRTSRSIVFKSLRVKRIFDEANQTLIYVAHARELTEGSAKVSMSTVPLYGAD, translated from the coding sequence CTGGGGCATTGGGTTTTTGCTGCGGCGCTGGGAATCAGCGGCGCGGCACAGGCTGAACAGGTGGGCGAGATTGGCGTCGACTGGGCGGGCAATGACATCGTGATCGAAGCCATTCCCGACCCCGAAGTCACCGGCGTGACATGCCACATTGCCTATTTCGACCGTGGCCTGATCGACCGGATTGCCAATGGCAACTGGTTCGAGGACCCGTCGAATTCGTCCATTTCCTGCCGCCAGACCGGTCCGATCAAGATCGGAGACATCGACCGCAGCGAGGAAGGCGAGGACGTGTTTCGCACCTCGCGCTCGATTGTGTTCAAATCCCTGCGGGTGAAACGGATTTTTGACGAGGCGAACCAGACACTGATCTACGTGGCCCACGCCCGCGAGCTGACCGAAGGCAGCGCCAAGGTCAGCATGTCTACGGTGCCGCTGTACGGGGCGGATTGA
- a CDS encoding carboxyl transferase domain-containing protein — protein sequence MKLTSQILTSSADFKANQQAHEAALHQIQEAAQAATMGGGERSRDRHVSRGKMLPRERVANLLDPGSPFLEVGATAAHGMYGGDAPGAGVITGIGRVMGRDVMVVCNDATVKGGTYYPMTVKKHLRAQEIAEANHLPCIYLVDSGGANLPNQDEVFPDRDHFGRIFFNQAQMSAKGIPQIAVVMGSCTAGGAYVPAMSDVTIIVRDQGTIFLAGPPLVKAATGEVVSAEDLGGGEVHTRLSGVADYLAEDDTHALALARRAVGSLEGAASRLTAGAVSYDEPAYDPAELLGVVPADARTPYDIREVIMRLVDGSVFDEFKSRFGETLVCGFAHVKGTPVGIIANNGVLFSEAAQKGAHFVELCSQRKIPLVFLQNITGFMVGRKYENEGIARHGAKMVTAVATTSVPKITMLVGGSFGAGNYGMAGRAYSPRFLWTWPNSRISVMGGAQAAGVLATVKRDGMEARGETWSAEDEQAFKQPTIDMFEEQSHPLYASARLWDDGVIDPRKSRDVLDLSLRASLNAPIEDTRFGLFRM from the coding sequence ATGAAACTGACGTCACAGATTTTGACTTCATCGGCTGACTTCAAGGCCAACCAGCAGGCGCATGAGGCGGCCTTGCATCAGATACAGGAGGCGGCGCAAGCCGCTACCATGGGCGGCGGTGAACGGTCGCGTGACCGGCATGTCAGCCGTGGCAAGATGCTGCCGCGCGAACGGGTGGCGAACCTGCTGGATCCGGGCAGCCCGTTTCTTGAGGTGGGCGCGACTGCGGCCCACGGCATGTATGGCGGCGATGCCCCTGGCGCGGGCGTGATCACCGGCATTGGCCGCGTCATGGGCCGTGACGTGATGGTCGTGTGCAACGATGCCACCGTAAAGGGCGGCACCTATTACCCGATGACGGTCAAGAAACACCTGCGCGCGCAGGAGATTGCCGAGGCGAACCATCTGCCCTGCATCTATCTGGTCGACAGCGGCGGTGCGAACCTGCCCAATCAGGACGAGGTCTTTCCCGACCGCGACCACTTTGGCCGCATCTTTTTCAATCAGGCGCAGATGAGCGCCAAGGGCATTCCGCAAATCGCTGTGGTCATGGGCTCGTGTACGGCGGGCGGGGCCTATGTGCCTGCGATGTCCGATGTCACCATCATCGTACGCGATCAGGGCACGATCTTTCTGGCCGGGCCCCCGCTGGTCAAGGCGGCCACGGGCGAGGTGGTCAGCGCCGAGGATCTGGGCGGCGGCGAAGTCCACACGCGCCTGTCGGGCGTGGCGGACTATCTGGCCGAGGATGACACACACGCGCTGGCGTTGGCGCGCCGCGCCGTCGGCTCGCTGGAAGGTGCGGCGTCGCGTCTGACGGCGGGTGCGGTCAGCTATGACGAGCCTGCCTATGATCCGGCGGAACTGCTGGGGGTGGTGCCTGCGGATGCGCGCACGCCCTATGACATCCGCGAGGTGATCATGCGGCTGGTCGATGGCAGCGTGTTCGACGAGTTCAAATCCCGTTTCGGTGAAACGCTGGTCTGCGGCTTTGCCCACGTCAAAGGTACGCCTGTGGGCATCATCGCCAACAACGGGGTGTTGTTTTCCGAAGCCGCACAAAAGGGCGCGCATTTTGTCGAGCTGTGCTCGCAACGCAAAATCCCGCTGGTGTTCCTGCAAAACATCACCGGCTTCATGGTGGGGCGCAAATACGAAAACGAAGGCATCGCGCGCCACGGGGCCAAGATGGTGACGGCGGTGGCGACCACGTCGGTGCCGAAAATCACCATGCTGGTCGGCGGATCGTTCGGCGCGGGTAACTATGGCATGGCGGGGCGGGCCTATTCGCCGCGTTTCCTGTGGACCTGGCCCAACAGCCGGATCAGCGTCATGGGCGGCGCACAGGCGGCCGGGGTGCTGGCCACGGTCAAACGCGACGGCATGGAAGCACGCGGCGAGACATGGAGCGCCGAGGACGAGCAGGCCTTCAAGCAGCCGACGATTGATATGTTCGAGGAACAGTCGCACCCGCTTTATGCCAGCGCGCGGCTGTGGGACGACGGGGTGATCGACCCGCGCAAGAGCCGCGACGTGCTGGATCTGAGCCTGCGCGCCAGCCTGAATGCGCCGATCGAAGACACGCGCTTTGGTCTGTTCCGCATGTGA
- a CDS encoding isovaleryl-CoA dehydrogenase, which produces MFTHSMTFDLGEDANSLREMVHRWAQERVRPMAQEIDQTNEFPPALWTEMGELGLLGITVEEEFGGSGMSYLAHTVAVEEIARASASVSLSYGAHSNLCVNQIKLNGTPEQKAKYLPGLVSGKHVGALAMSEPGAGSDVVSMKLRAEKRNDHFRLSGNKYWITNGPDADTLVVYAKTDPDAGSRGITAFLIEKDMAGFSTSPHFDKLGMRGSNTAELIFDGVEVPFENILGEEGKGVAVLMSGLDYERVVLAGIGLGIMAACLDEVMPYVSERKQFGQPIGNFQLMQGKIADMYTAMNSARAYVYEVARACDRGTVTRQDAAACCLYASEQAMVQAHQAVQALGGAGFLSDSPVSRIFRDAKLMEIGAGTSEIRRMLIGRELMGAMA; this is translated from the coding sequence ATGTTTACCCATTCTATGACGTTCGATCTGGGCGAGGATGCCAACAGCCTGCGCGAGATGGTGCACCGCTGGGCGCAAGAGCGCGTGCGCCCGATGGCGCAAGAGATCGACCAGACCAATGAATTCCCCCCCGCTTTGTGGACAGAGATGGGCGAGCTGGGCCTGCTGGGCATCACCGTCGAGGAGGAATTCGGCGGATCGGGCATGTCCTACCTCGCGCACACCGTCGCCGTGGAAGAGATCGCACGGGCGTCGGCCTCGGTCTCGCTGTCCTACGGCGCGCATTCGAACCTGTGCGTGAACCAGATCAAACTGAACGGCACGCCCGAGCAAAAGGCGAAATACCTGCCCGGTCTGGTCAGCGGCAAACACGTAGGCGCACTGGCCATGTCCGAACCGGGCGCGGGCAGCGACGTTGTCAGCATGAAACTGCGCGCCGAAAAGCGGAACGATCATTTCCGCCTCAGCGGCAACAAATACTGGATCACCAACGGCCCCGACGCCGACACGCTGGTGGTCTATGCCAAGACCGACCCAGATGCCGGCAGCCGTGGCATCACCGCCTTCCTGATCGAAAAGGATATGGCCGGTTTCTCCACCTCGCCGCATTTCGACAAACTGGGGATGCGCGGCAGCAACACCGCCGAGCTGATCTTTGACGGTGTCGAAGTGCCCTTCGAGAACATCCTGGGTGAAGAGGGCAAGGGCGTTGCCGTGCTGATGTCGGGTCTGGATTACGAGCGCGTCGTGCTGGCGGGCATCGGCCTTGGCATCATGGCCGCCTGTCTGGACGAGGTCATGCCCTATGTGTCCGAGCGCAAGCAATTCGGCCAGCCCATCGGGAACTTCCAGCTGATGCAGGGCAAGATCGCCGATATGTACACCGCGATGAACAGCGCGCGGGCTTACGTCTACGAGGTGGCGCGCGCCTGCGACCGTGGCACCGTGACACGGCAGGACGCGGCGGCGTGCTGTCTCTATGCATCCGAACAGGCGATGGTGCAGGCGCATCAGGCGGTGCAGGCGCTGGGCGGGGCGGGGTTCCTGTCCGACAGCCCTGTCAGCCGCATTTTCCGCGACGCCAAGCTGATGGAAATCGGCGCGGGCACCTCGGAAATCCGCCGGATGCTGATTGGCCGCGAACTGATGGGCGCGATGGCCTGA
- a CDS encoding hydroxymethylglutaryl-CoA lyase, which translates to MSLGACEIFEVGPRDGLQNEVNEISVADKVALVDLLSRAGFSRIECASFVSPKWVPQMAGSAEVLAGITRGDGIRYAALTPNMRGFEDAQAAGADEIAVFASASEGFSKANINATIAESLERFAPVIEAARHIDLPVRGYISCAVECPFDGAVAPQAVADLADKLFAMGCYEISLGDTIGKGTPDAVARMLLAVRDVVPVGRLAGHFHDTNGRAMDNIDAALAMGVRVFDAAVGGLGGCPYAPGAAGNVATEAVAAHLKRLGYQTGLDADVIAEAAAFARSLRS; encoded by the coding sequence ATGAGTCTAGGTGCTTGTGAGATTTTCGAAGTTGGTCCGCGCGACGGGTTGCAGAACGAAGTCAACGAGATTTCGGTGGCCGATAAGGTTGCTTTGGTCGATCTGCTGAGCCGTGCCGGTTTCAGCCGCATCGAATGTGCGTCATTTGTCAGCCCCAAGTGGGTGCCGCAAATGGCAGGCAGCGCCGAGGTGCTGGCGGGAATCACCCGTGGGGACGGCATCCGCTATGCGGCGCTGACCCCCAACATGCGTGGATTCGAGGATGCGCAGGCGGCGGGTGCGGACGAGATCGCGGTGTTTGCCTCGGCTTCGGAGGGGTTTTCCAAGGCCAATATCAACGCAACCATTGCGGAATCTCTGGAACGGTTCGCGCCAGTGATCGAGGCCGCGCGCCATATTGATCTGCCGGTGCGGGGCTACATCTCTTGCGCTGTGGAATGTCCTTTTGACGGGGCGGTTGCGCCGCAGGCCGTGGCCGATCTGGCGGACAAGCTGTTCGCCATGGGGTGTTATGAAATCAGCCTGGGCGACACCATCGGCAAGGGGACGCCCGACGCGGTGGCCCGCATGTTGCTGGCAGTGCGCGACGTGGTGCCTGTGGGCCGTCTGGCGGGGCATTTCCATGACACCAACGGGCGGGCGATGGACAATATCGACGCGGCTTTGGCGATGGGCGTGCGGGTGTTCGATGCGGCAGTGGGGGGCTTGGGCGGTTGCCCCTATGCCCCGGGTGCCGCTGGAAACGTGGCAACCGAGGCCGTGGCCGCGCACCTGAAACGGCTGGGCTATCAGACCGGGCTGGACGCGGATGTGATTGCCG
- a CDS encoding DUF1622 domain-containing protein yields MDRLLDLGTKETVLHASLPALVEVLEWIAAGIDLFAILLLVIGAARFMAGFIAAELRRDSGQRLRASNRARLELGNYILAGLELFIVSDVIHTALSLAASDLIFLLLLVIIRSITSYFLDRELSGLRRELDEDPV; encoded by the coding sequence ATGGACCGGCTGTTGGACCTTGGTACGAAAGAGACGGTGCTGCATGCCAGCCTGCCTGCGCTGGTCGAGGTGCTGGAGTGGATTGCAGCGGGCATCGACCTGTTTGCCATCCTGCTGCTGGTCATCGGCGCGGCCCGCTTCATGGCGGGTTTCATCGCAGCCGAGCTGCGCCGCGACAGCGGCCAGCGGTTGCGCGCCTCGAACCGCGCCCGGCTTGAACTGGGCAATTACATCCTTGCGGGGCTGGAGTTGTTCATCGTCTCGGACGTGATCCACACCGCGCTCAGCCTTGCGGCGTCCGACCTGATTTTCCTGCTGCTGCTGGTGATTATCCGCTCGATCACCTCGTATTTTCTGGACCGCGAACTGTCCGGTTTGCGCCGTGAGCTGGATGAAGACCCCGTGTAG
- a CDS encoding lysozyme inhibitor LprI family protein produces the protein MRCKPALIAVILGASAAPLAAQDLSFNQDITAAFLLHTPDLAGQMACIGASANACMENTPGGYSTAAMSGCLDRELQYWDARLNANYTQARAKARTADSYVDGTPSETALRDMQRAWITFRDATCDYERSHWGGGTGGGPATYSCLMRMTGQQALYLANSGIGE, from the coding sequence ATGCGATGCAAACCTGCCTTGATTGCTGTCATTCTGGGCGCATCTGCGGCCCCGTTGGCGGCGCAGGACCTGTCGTTCAATCAGGACATCACCGCCGCGTTCCTGCTGCACACGCCTGATCTGGCTGGGCAGATGGCCTGTATCGGGGCTTCGGCCAATGCCTGTATGGAAAATACACCGGGCGGCTATTCGACGGCGGCCATGTCTGGCTGTCTGGACCGCGAATTGCAGTATTGGGACGCGCGGCTGAACGCGAATTACACGCAGGCCCGCGCCAAGGCACGCACTGCCGATAGCTATGTGGACGGCACCCCGTCCGAAACCGCCTTGCGCGATATGCAGCGGGCATGGATCACCTTTCGGGATGCCACCTGTGATTACGAGCGCTCCCACTGGGGCGGCGGCACAGGGGGTGGTCCGGCCACCTATAGCTGTCTGATGCGTATGACAGGGCAGCAGGCGCTGTATCTGGCCAACAGCGGGATCGGTGAATGA
- a CDS encoding type II toxin-antitoxin system HicB family antitoxin — MKAFKGYTPTIWFENDDRLFHGVVEGIRDTVHFAGNSVDTLEEAFHDSVDAYLEACAEDGVVPERPYSGKLAFRTTPEHHRLISEAASAEARSINQWMDEVLEDAARRTILEGRQKIKFG, encoded by the coding sequence ATGAAAGCCTTCAAGGGCTACACGCCAACGATCTGGTTTGAAAATGACGACCGTCTGTTTCATGGCGTTGTCGAAGGCATCCGTGACACTGTGCATTTTGCAGGCAATTCGGTGGATACGCTGGAAGAGGCGTTTCACGACAGCGTCGATGCCTATCTTGAGGCTTGCGCCGAAGATGGTGTCGTGCCGGAACGCCCCTATTCGGGCAAGCTTGCGTTCCGCACGACACCGGAACATCACCGGCTGATTTCCGAAGCGGCTTCTGCCGAGGCGCGCTCGATCAACCAGTGGATGGATGAGGTGCTTGAAGACGCGGCGCGCAGAACGATCCTTGAGGGACGTCAGAAGATCAAGTTCGGCTAA
- a CDS encoding IS110 family transposase, translating to MTKMINDTIGIDISKAHLDAHRLSTATHARFDNTATGLRAFERWLGQTTPERVVFEPTGPYHRRLESHFSGRLPLVKVNPLQARRFAQAHGTRAKTDAVDARMLALMGRALELVPDQPTDPKQREIKELHVARTGLVRDRTALMNRLGTQQLDVTRRLTRARLRQVNHQIDRLNAEIERRNRDCPERARAIGILTSIPGIGAITARALLSECPEIGTLGSKQIAALAGLAPITCQSGQWSGKAHIQGGRRLLRESLFMPALVAMKRNPDLSQKYDALRAAGKPHKVALAVLMRKLLILANTLISENREWTPKHP from the coding sequence ATGACGAAGATGATCAACGATACCATCGGCATCGACATCTCGAAAGCGCATCTTGACGCGCACCGGCTCAGCACCGCAACCCACGCCCGGTTCGACAATACCGCGACAGGCCTGCGCGCCTTCGAGCGCTGGTTGGGGCAGACAACGCCGGAGCGCGTGGTCTTCGAGCCCACCGGCCCCTACCACCGACGCCTCGAGAGCCATTTCTCAGGCCGCCTGCCGCTCGTCAAGGTGAACCCGCTGCAGGCCCGCCGCTTCGCGCAGGCCCACGGCACACGCGCTAAGACCGACGCGGTCGATGCCCGCATGCTCGCGCTCATGGGGCGCGCGCTGGAGCTGGTTCCGGACCAGCCAACCGACCCCAAACAGCGTGAAATCAAGGAGTTGCATGTCGCCCGCACCGGGCTGGTGCGGGATCGTACCGCGCTGATGAACCGCCTTGGCACGCAACAGCTCGACGTGACCCGCCGCCTGACCCGGGCACGCCTGCGTCAGGTCAACCACCAGATCGACAGGCTTAACGCCGAAATCGAACGGCGAAACCGCGATTGCCCGGAACGCGCCAGGGCAATCGGCATTCTCACCTCGATCCCCGGGATCGGTGCCATCACCGCACGGGCGCTGCTCAGCGAATGCCCCGAGATCGGCACTCTGGGGTCAAAGCAGATCGCGGCGCTCGCAGGTCTCGCGCCGATCACGTGTCAGTCCGGTCAGTGGAGCGGAAAGGCCCACATCCAGGGCGGGCGCAGGCTCCTGCGCGAGAGCCTGTTCATGCCCGCCCTCGTCGCCATGAAGCGAAACCCCGATCTGAGCCAGAAATACGATGCCCTCAGAGCCGCCGGAAAACCCCACAAGGTCGCGCTCGCCGTCCTCATGCGAAAACTCCTGATCCTCGCAAACACTCTCATAAGCGAAAACAGAGAATGGACACCAAAACACCCTTGA
- a CDS encoding type II toxin-antitoxin system HicA family toxin: MVSSKHAATLASVFQTPTRSNIRWSDIEKMITAFGGQVEERAGSRVLIRLNGRRAVFQRPHPKPETDKGALVALRLFLKETGMEP; this comes from the coding sequence ATGGTCTCTTCGAAACATGCCGCGACACTTGCTTCGGTTTTCCAGACACCAACACGCTCAAACATCCGCTGGAGCGATATTGAAAAGATGATCACGGCCTTCGGTGGCCAGGTCGAAGAACGCGCCGGTTCACGCGTATTGATCCGGTTGAACGGACGCAGAGCTGTTTTCCAACGTCCGCACCCCAAACCCGAGACAGACAAGGGCGCGCTGGTCGCTTTGCGTCTGTTTTTAAAAGAAACAGGAATGGAACCATGA
- a CDS encoding pyridoxamine 5'-phosphate oxidase family protein — protein sequence MKDHATRSELTGTFWDRMSDINAGMLATPTNRARPMSHTLHDDDRTALWFITAHGTDIADAGKSGSAATYLVACQRNKLYATVEGTLDVVTDPKTLDDLWSPIADAWFEGGQKDPDVCLVRMTLSKAEVWATDGGAKFLYEIAKANLTEATPDMGEHAVLTF from the coding sequence ATGAAAGACCATGCCACCCGATCCGAACTGACCGGCACCTTCTGGGACCGTATGAGCGACATCAACGCCGGTATGCTGGCCACGCCCACCAACCGCGCCCGCCCCATGTCGCACACGCTGCATGACGACGACCGCACCGCGCTGTGGTTCATCACGGCCCATGGCACCGACATCGCCGATGCCGGCAAGTCCGGCAGCGCCGCCACCTATCTGGTCGCCTGCCAGCGCAACAAACTCTACGCCACGGTCGAGGGCACGCTGGACGTCGTGACCGACCCCAAGACGCTGGATGACCTTTGGTCACCCATTGCCGATGCCTGGTTTGAAGGGGGGCAGAAGGACCCCGATGTCTGCCTTGTCCGCATGACCTTGTCCAAGGCCGAGGTCTGGGCCACCGATGGCGGCGCGAAATTCCTGTATGAGATTGCCAAGGCCAACCTGACCGAGGCCACGCCCGACATGGGCGAGCATGCGGTGCTGACGTTTTGA